DNA from Oceanisphaera sp. IT1-181:
CACGCTAACAAAGCGTTAGCTTTAGCTGGAAGTGATGCACGGATAGACCACAGAACACTAGAAGAGCAAGGCATAAATAGAGTGCCGCAAATTCATATCGGTGCAAAAGTTATTGAAATGGAAAACCGAGGAATTAAAACAGACAGAGCAGAAATTGCTTTAAATGTTGATGCTGCAAATCAGGAAATCAAACAGCTAGAAACGGAAATAAGGGTATTAAACTATGAGCACAATATCGAAACTAAAAAACGTACGGAACGTGGAGGAATTGGCAATGGAGATCGAGCCATTGGCGATAGCCCTAGCGGAATTATCAGACCGAGCGGAACAGTCGATAATAGCCCAAGAGGAAGCGAGCAAAAGGCAAGCGGCAGAGTGGACGAGTTACCAAAAGAAATCAGCCGACCAATGGACGGAAGTAGCGAAAGAAATGAACAAAGCCGCCAACGGGGTTTGGAACACGACAGACAAGGCGAGGGAGACAATAGGGGGGCTGGGTCGTCGGATTTGGTTGTGGGTTCTAATGGCTTCACTAACACCTATTCTAGTGCTGCTGATCGTATTGCTAATCTTATTCAATCCAAGCCTGACGGAACAAGACGGGATCAGCTATCTGATAATTCGGTTG
Protein-coding regions in this window:
- a CDS encoding IncQ-type mobilization protein MobB, with the protein product MEIEPLAIALAELSDRAEQSIIAQEEASKRQAAEWTSYQKKSADQWTEVAKEMNKAANGVWNTTDKARETIGGLGRRIWLWVLMASLTPILVLLIVLLILFNPSLTEQDGISYLIIRLGW